In the Thermus caldifontis genome, TCCGGCCCACCGATGCCAGGCGTACGCCAGAGAGCGTGAGGAAGTACCTTTCCGAGGAGGAGTACCGCCTTTATGACCTCATCTGGCGCCGTTTTGTGGCCAGCCAGATGGGGGATGCCCTTTACGACCAGACGGTGGTCCTGTTGCAGGACCTAACGGCCAAGCCCCGTTTTACCTTCCGGGCCTCGGGTTCGGTTTTGCAGTTTGAGGGGTACCTAAAGGCCTGGGGGCGGGAGGCCACCTCCTCTGAGGTGCCGGGGGAAGACCAGGAGGAAGCCGGGGTCTTGCCCGAGGTGGCGGAGGGGGAGAAGGCGGAACCGGTGCAGATGGTGCCAAAGCAGCACTTCACCGAACCCCCACCCCGCTACACCGATGCCACCTTGGTGAAGACCATGGAGGAACTGGGCATTGGCCGCCCTTCCACCTATGCCCCCACCCTGGAAACCTTGGAGAAGCGGGGGTATATGGTGCGCAAGGGGCGCGCCCTCCTGCCCACCCCTTTGGGCCGCCAGGTGACCCATTACCTGAAGGAGCGCTTTCCCCAGGTGGTGGCCTACGAGTTTACCGCCCGCATGGAGGACCGTCTGGACCAGGTGGAGGAGGGAAAAGCCCCCTGGCCCAAGGTGGTTTGGGAATTTTACGAGCCCTTCTTGGGAGAACTGGCCCAGGTACCCAAGAAGACCTGCCCCCGGTGCGGAAGGCCTTTGGAGCTAAAGGTAAGCCGCTATGGGCAGTTTCTGGGGTGCACGGGCTACCCGGAGTGCACCTACACCGAGCCCCTGGAGAAGAAGAAGGAGGCCGAGCCCATCGGGGAGGCTTGCCCCAAGTGCGGAAGGCCCCTGGTGCGCAAAGAGGGGCGGTATGGGAGCTTCATTGCCTGTTCCGGCTACCCCGAGTGCGACTACACCCGGGACGACGGCGAGCCCACGGGGCATGCCTGCCCCAAGTGCGGAAGCCGGGTTCTGGAGAAGCGAAGCCGCCGGGGTAAGCCCTATTACAAGTGCGAGAACAACGCCTGCGATTTCCTTTCCTTTTATCCCCTTTTGGAGCAAACCTGCCCTTCCTGCGGCTGGCCTTTGGTGAAGAAAGGGGAAGGGGCCTGCATAAACCCCGCCTGCCCGGCCCATGACCCCAAACTGGTCCCGTCCCCCAAGGCCTTCGCCCAGGGGGCTAGGGGCAGGGGCAAAGGCCGCCCCGGGGCCAAGGCTAAGGAAGAGGTCCAGGAGGCTTCCCCACCCAAACCCCCTAAGGACTGGGAGGAGCTAAAGCCCTTCCTGAGGGAACTCACCCCGGAGGAGCGCCAGGCGGCGGAGGCCCTGTTCCTGGGTGAACCCCTTTCCCCGGAGGCGGCCAGGCTGGCCCGGCGGGCTATTTTCAAGCTGCGGATGAAAAAGGGCCGCGCCAGGAAGGAGGCGGTTACCTGATGGAAAGCTTCAAACTCCACCTCCTGCGCCTGGCCCGGGAGGGGAGGGTAGAGGTCCCCGGCCTGCCGGTGCGGGCTTACACCTTGGCCATCGAGGCTTCCCAAGGGGAAGAACGCCAGGGCCAGGGTTTCTACCTGGTGTTGGAAGGGGAGCTGGTCATTGACCTGCCGGGAGGCCGGTACCTTCACCTGAAAAGGGGGGAGGCGGCCCGGGTCACGGAGCCCCACCGCTTGGTGCCGGTGGAGCGGGCGGTGGTTTTGGAGGTGGGGTAGGCCCCACCAGATAGACGGCACCCCAGGGGCGGTAGACGCTGACCACCTTGTCCTCCCGCACCCGCCCATCCCGGTAGCGCACCGTGCGCCGCACCTCCACCTTGGCGCCTTCGGCGGCAAAGTCCACCTGCTTGCGCACGCCGGGGGGTAGGGAGGGGTCCGGGATCTCCTTTGGGGGGAGGGGTGGTTTCTGGTCGGAGATGAAGGGGCCTTCCCAGCGCACCTCCCGGTCCTTGGTGCCGAAGAGGTGGAAACGGAGGGTGGTGCCTTGAAGCGAGCGTTGCACCAGGATATAGCCGGGGGTGTCGTTCACCACCTTGAGGTCCTTGTAGGGCTGGATCACCGCGGCATCCAGGCCCGTGGGCTTGTAGTAGGCCACCTGGTAGCTGTGGGCGTGGCGCTCCAGGATGGGAAGCCCCGCCAAGAAAAAGGCGCGGAAGAGGGTGGTGGAAACCTGGCAAACCCCACCCCCCACCCCCTGTTCCGTGCGATCCCCTACGATTACGAAGGCTTCCTTATAGCCTTCCTCCTTCGTGACGGGTCCCAGGGCTTGGTTGAAGGAGAAGGTGCCTGGGGGAATCAGAAGGCCATCCAGCTTGCTGGAGGCCAGGAGCAGGTTATGGGTGCGTTCCCGGCTGGAGCCCCGGAAGTCCGTTTCCCCTGTGGCCAGGTGCTCCCGTACCCCTAGGGCATAAAGCTCCCTTAGGTTTGGGCTTGGGGGGGTGTAGCGGGCAGGTAAGCGGAAGCTC is a window encoding:
- the topA gene encoding type I DNA topoisomerase translates to MLGPGYEVRASLGHVADLPERELGVDVARDFAPTYEVKRDKKPVVEALKRAARGKRLLIATDPDREGEAIGWHVARLLGRDPSEPLRVEFHEITPKVVRQAVAHPRPIDQNLVDAQQARRVLDRLLGYNLSPLLSLEFRKRALSAGRVQSVALRLLVEREEEIEAFRPEEYWTLEGVFTLGQDRRLSAILYEVEGRRLWAGQGEKEGKLHLATEAQARALAEEAWGEAYRVARVETKERRKSPPPPFTTSTLQQVASSRLGYTASRTMRIAQRLYEGVDLPEGTVGLITYMRTDSVRVSPEALGVAREVIQQMFGSEYLPEAPRIYRNRKEGVQDAHEAIRPTDARRTPESVRKYLSEEEYRLYDLIWRRFVASQMGDALYDQTVVLLQDLTAKPRFTFRASGSVLQFEGYLKAWGREATSSEVPGEDQEEAGVLPEVAEGEKAEPVQMVPKQHFTEPPPRYTDATLVKTMEELGIGRPSTYAPTLETLEKRGYMVRKGRALLPTPLGRQVTHYLKERFPQVVAYEFTARMEDRLDQVEEGKAPWPKVVWEFYEPFLGELAQVPKKTCPRCGRPLELKVSRYGQFLGCTGYPECTYTEPLEKKKEAEPIGEACPKCGRPLVRKEGRYGSFIACSGYPECDYTRDDGEPTGHACPKCGSRVLEKRSRRGKPYYKCENNACDFLSFYPLLEQTCPSCGWPLVKKGEGACINPACPAHDPKLVPSPKAFAQGARGRGKGRPGAKAKEEVQEASPPKPPKDWEELKPFLRELTPEERQAAEALFLGEPLSPEAARLARRAIFKLRMKKGRARKEAVT
- a CDS encoding VanW family protein: MLRRIGWISLLGLALAQTGSESPPIAAILVVEEDVIEEGQLRTYVGSQTHPVASERELRALLKRLVRKARPPRFIFQDGRWRGVEKKGIAFDEAEVLTAYREALSRGRKSFRLPARYTPPSPNLRELYALGVREHLATGETDFRGSSRERTHNLLLASSKLDGLLIPPGTFSFNQALGPVTKEEGYKEAFVIVGDRTEQGVGGGVCQVSTTLFRAFFLAGLPILERHAHSYQVAYYKPTGLDAAVIQPYKDLKVVNDTPGYILVQRSLQGTTLRFHLFGTKDREVRWEGPFISDQKPPLPPKEIPDPSLPPGVRKQVDFAAEGAKVEVRRTVRYRDGRVREDKVVSVYRPWGAVYLVGPTPPPKPPPAPPAPSGGAP